TATTTCACCAAAAAAGAGCTTTATAGCTTTATTAAATTGAATACACTCAGTTTAATATCATTTAACTTGTGGTGATCTCAAGTAGAGCCATAAAAACTTTTATAAAAAGACAGatgaaaaagagaaacattagaaaaaaaattcaaggaaaacatttaaacagagaAAAGAATTTACATGATACAGCAGACGAGGAACGTGTTCGAGCTTTCCCTCCTCACCAGacgaagagacagacagaggacaGAGGGGAAAGTGTACAGTTTGGAAAGGCCGAGTGTCTGCAAGCACACAGTCCGGTGTGGTGTGTTAGCGGACGGAGGATACGGTGGTTTTAGAGGCCAGAAGTTTCTCCACCATGCTGCGGGCGTAGCGCAGGCGTGAGGCGAGCTCCTTACAGCAGCCGAACTCCTCGATCAGACTCATCTTATAGGTGCAGAATTCACGTCGCTCGTTAATGTAAGTCACAGCACCCATGAGGGGACACACGATCAGCTTGGTGTGGTCCTACAACCACGAGGGAGAAACACATCACATGAGACCAACAAAACCGAACATTACACAATTAACATGTAGTAAAAACCTCggacaaaaacaggaaaaaaaaaagttctgaaaTTCTTCATTAGAAATCAAAACTCTACTGAATCGATGCACATCTTCGCGAGCGGCCTAGATTTCATGATCTTCACCTACATGACGTACCCAACTAAGTGgcacagctcccatatactttgccccacagaggtgagcctggtctcattggaaagaagacaatctctagtttctgatacaAGTGTCAGGGCGGTTCTATTAAAAatacactgctgtaaaacaaatCAGGAGCTAAACAACAACtcagggtcatagccacatgtcatAGCTTTCACCAGAAAAAgtttgaagtcaaaagacttaaaaatggattttatatgattttttcTCTACAGACATGTCTGTGCATTGTTGTTTTGCTGGTTTGATTCGATagactacaaatctgacaccTCAGTGTAGGTTTATAAGCCTCCCatgagaagtgagagccgaaagaaaggacggaagtgaactattgtttacagttttcggtcagaagcGTAATtattgtgaggcgagcaaagcgttttggattaaaaggcttagataTTCCatttccttagactcttggggatttatgaaaaatatgaaaaatttccaaaacaaattgttttggaaaatattacctcagtgaagaaagggaagagtttaaaggtaagtaaacaactggactagcgccacctagttcaggtgactatcaacttgatTACATTTTActgactgctataaatcatatgcTTTGTGTGGGATTAATataatcctgagagtctaagctttcaaacaatatataacaTCAACATTGGGAACGAATAGAGACAAATTAAATCAGCAGTGACTTGGGGTGAGTTGGATCATACATTCGGTTCTTCTTTCAAACGGCCCTTAACTACATGACCCCCGTGAATGAAACGAACACACGTGACACGCTTGTGTAGATTTGTCCTTCCAGTGTGACAGCAGTACAAACCTGGAAGAAGTTGATCTGCACCGTGCCGTTGCTCAGGTGGAGCACGATGGCGCTCTTGGTGCGGAACCAGTGGCGCAGGTAAGGCAGGCGCGTGAGCTCGTCTCCGTCACGCGGCGTGATGTTAGCACCTGCCTTCAACAAGTGCTCGCTCATGTAGTTCCTGAAATACTTCATGAGTGTGATCTAAAGCACAGAGGGGTGGAACAAACATCTCTTAAAGAACATACAGGGCTTTAGGTGCTGAATTCAGTAAGGAATAAATAACAAACGCGTGCTGTTACAGGACACTCGGTGTAAAATGATCACCTCACACCACCTCACTAACAGCATACCTTCTTGGAGAGAGCAGAAGGGTAGGAGCTCACGCTGAGGTAAGACTCCGCCCCGCCGCGGTCGATATACTGCAGACTGTCTCCGTCTTCGTACATGATCAAGCGAGTGGAGTCATTGAACAAAACGCCGACACTGTTATCAGACAACTGGTATCCTGCGGTGAGGAGAAGACGCTCCGAGGTTTACAAAGAGTTCAGAATTGAACTGAGCACAAATAAACAAGCTGGTGTTCTTTATTCAGAGGGGAACATGCTCATGGTGGGGCTCAATATTCTGTGCAATATCATTCATCACTTCACTACTTGTTGTGTGACTCTTTACTAGACGCTTATTGGCCTTTTGGCTCCTTTAACGACGAGCAGCATGAAAATCAATTCTGCTCCGAATCAATAAGAAAAGCTCCAGGGAGCTTCAGTGTTCAGCTGAaggctacagtgtgtgtgtgtgtgcgcgcgtgtgtgtgtgtgtgtgcgcgcgcgcatgtTGTACCTAGGCCATATTTATCAGAGTAATCGACCCATTTGCTGATCCAGAAGATGGGGATGCAGGCCGGGTCCTCCGCTTCCTCTGTTGGACAagaaaggtcatgagttcagcCTACACACTCAGATCCAAGTCCTACAGCTGTGTAAGACACTTTGAAGACGTTACCTTGCCGTACGAACTCCCTCTCAGACGGTCTGGCTGCGTTTAAGCTGGTCAACTGTTGCAGCATGTCGACCAGGTGACAGTCAGGCTGTTCTGATCCGTCTCTGAAACAGGAGAACCAGGTTAGGATTAGTTGGAGAGGAACATTTACTGAGTTCTGGAACTCTGAGGAAAACAGAAGGGGTgctgagcaaaaaaaataaaaggaaatgcaGAAACCTGTCAAATTCTGACCTTTGCAGGTTCTCGTCTTTCAGCGGCTGCTCCACCTTTCCCATTTTCTCGATTGGACTGTCAGTTTCTGTCATTTAATCACAAGAACATGCTCAGAGTCCACGTCAGGCTTAAAAATCAGAGTGTGTTACACTCAATAAGCAGGAgcaagcctgtgtgtgtgtatacctttaTTGAAAGCAGAGAGAGGTTTTCGGTGCAGACCAGCCTCCAGACTGGAGGGGGCGATAGAGAACCTCGGTGGGACAGTGAGGCAGGACGTTGGGAGTCTCAGTGGAACATAACCCGAGGTGAAGAACTCGTCTGACAGCAGGTCGGCGACAGAGGGGCGGAGCGTGGGGTCAGCGTGCAGCATCCGCCGGATTAGTGCCGTAGCTACGGGGTTAATGTGCTGCAGAGAGAGTGGGGGACGTTTCAATCAATccaataaaaagagaaaagaatctcaacatgtaaattaaacagaaaCCCAAATACCCTACAATATGTTCATTAAAGCACATCCATGTTGCTCACCCTGGGAATGGTGTACTCGTTCTTTTTGATGCGGACGTACGTCTCCTTCAGACATGACGTCTCAAACGGCGGCTTCCCTACCAGCAGCGTGTACCTAAGATAGGACGGGTTTTAATCAGAAACCAGCTCACGATCAACCATCTAAACAATTCAGTCAGGAGACAGCGCTGTTAGCAGTACGTACAGAATGCAGCCCAGTGACCAGACATCCACCTCAAAACTGTGACCTTTCTTGCACAGCACCTCGGGGGCGATGTAGTTAGGAGTTCCACACAGTGTCTTCTTCCTCTCGCCATCAAACTCGATCTTGGTGGCCAAACCGAAGTCACCTGAGAAACAAGAGGGTTATAGGACTGTATTTCACAACTTCTGATAACTTTTTTTGCTCATACTTCCTTGATGTCATTTCCTACTGGCTTTTTGGTTAAGTGCTGATTGGTGCATCAGTCGATGCCCATCTACAGACCTACAGGACGCTTGCTTACAGATCACAGGACTAACATTAAGGTTGCTCACCAATCTTAACCTCCATGTCATCGTTCAGGAACAGGTTTCCCAGTTTGAGGTCCCGGTGGATGACCCTGTTGTTGTGGAGGTAGTGGACACCCTGGATGGTCTGACGCACAAAGTATCTGGCCTCAGGTTCAGTCACAGCCTTCCTGCGCTTGTGCAGCTCCAGAAGGGACTGAAAGtacaaacagaaaataaaaatcagatcaCAACGTGGATCAGTgggtcattattttattatttattggtttttattaccaaaaaaaaaagcttacagATAGAAAAAGGATCAAATCGacaaacactaaataaattaaaggacttaacactaaaataaaacactaataaaacTGATATGACGTCAACAAAACAGTTTGTcaaattttacattaaaataaatatctttaaattagataagaggtaaaaaaaattatggggGAAAAAGTAAAAAcgatttagtttattttttattagtagtatttttttatttaattattatttattgagcAACAGACAAATTAACAAACTTgacaataacaaatacaaagtatGCTAAGGGgggaattaataataaaatagatcaTTAATGTTTTCAGTGCCTTTTGCTTTAAAGACAATCTTACAGAATCAATAAAgttccatttcttttttaaatgatatgaaaCACGGCTTTTCTCcagaaaaattatatttttatacgtCTTTATTCAAACCACAGCGCTGGTGACGTCACATCCGGCCGTTTAAACTCCACAGACGCCGGTGCAAGAAAGTTTTAAACTTTGTCCAGATTGACAGAAGAACACAATAAAAACTGGTTAGTTTACTTTAgggggtaaataaataaacactgcagGTAAATAATAATGACTTTATTTACGTTGTTTGGTGTTTAGCGTCAGCAGCCTAGCTGTGACTGGGGAGTTCGACCGTTGGCTGCTAACAGGAAAAGCTAGTGTGGCTAATGAAGATGCTAACAGGGAAAAGCTGAGTGGACATGATGCATTTTCACAGAAATACGGGTGGTTTAATACCCCACATGTCTGTAGATGAGGAGATCTAGTGCACTAGGTGTTTATTAAGGTGTTTAGATGCAAGAGCTGTGATCTAGTGCACTAGGTGTTTAGAGGTAGGAGCTGTGATCTAGTGCACTAGGTGTTTAGAGGTAGGAGCTGTGATCTAGTGCACTAGGTGTTTAGAGGTAGGAGCTGTGATCTAGTGCACTAGGTGTTTAGAGGAGCTGTGCACTAGGTGTTTAATAAGGTGTTTAGAGGAGCCCTCACCCTTCTCCTGCAGATCTCCAACACCACGAACACGAAGTCGTCGTCCTCGAAGAAGCCGTGGAAGCCGACGACGTGCGGGTTGTCCAGGCTCTTGTGGATGGCGATCTCCGTGCTCATCTTCTCCTTCTGGTGCGGTTTCATCAGCAGTGACTTGGGCACGACTTTCCCAGCGAACACCTCCTTAGTGTCCATGTCTGTGATCTCGTAACACTTGGCGAAACCACCTTTACCCAGGAAGCGTCCTCTCGTGTAGCGCTTCATGGTCCGTGGGTCCACCAGGATGTCTGGGATCTCCTTCAGAGGAGCTGACTTGGGGTCAACTTGTGATGAAGGCTTCACCACCTTCGCCATACCAGCGCTCATTGTTCTTCTCTCAGTTTAAACAAACTTATAGTATAAATAAAGCGACACAGATGATGTccgaatttaaataaaaaccccaaCTGAAACGCTGTTATCTGAACAAATACACACCATGAAGACCTACACGAACATAACTCCAcctgtatttatattaaaataaaaactaataaacgTGCCCCACAATAACACTAGTGTTCTTCTCCCTGacgcccaacacacacactgactactgcatcttttttaaattctgtccTGTTCGTTAGCGCCGCCTCTGATTGGCTCTCGCGTTACCGTCGTTTCTGATTGGTTCACCTAATTTTAAATTCCAAGCGAGTACAGCGAAGGATCCTGGGATTAGATGGTGCCGTTGTACTTCCTATTAAAAGTCCTGAGCACGTgctaaagattattattattattattattattattattattattattagatgtgggagtaagtcacacatgtgcgagtcacaagtaagtctcaagtcatgaatgtcaaatcaaagtcaagtcgagtcttttttaatatttgccaagcaagtctcaagtctcaaacttaagtctgactccaGTCAAGTAATATGACTCAAGTCCCCAtctctgattattattattattattattattattattattatttgtttcataTGTTGAAACTAGCAAGACAACTTCCCAGTATATTAGCTATAAACATCCAATCCCTCAACAGCTCCTTCTAAAAATAATCATGTTGTAcgggagggggcacggtggcttagttttTAGCATGtctgcttcacacctccagggttgggggttcgattcccacctccaccttgtgtgtgtggagtttgcatgttctccccgtgcctcgggggtttcctccaggtactccggtttcctcccccggtccaaagacagccatggtaggttgattggcatctctggaaaattgtccatagtgtgtgagtgaatgagagtgtgtgtgtgccctgtgatgggttggcactccgtccagggtgtatcctgcctcgatgcccgatgacgcctgagataggcataggctccccctgacccgagaagttcggataagcggtagaagatgaatgaatgttgtactggagactccttccatacatgtTTATGTTAAATAGACATCTAAGTAATGTCACATTCAACTGAAGCTGAATAGCCAGACCTCtgactgataaaaaaaacaaaaacaactttgATTCTTGGGCTTTGGTTCATTCAACAGTGTTCAGCATGACGTTAGTCTGCATAACTGCTCACATCACCTACAGTAATCACCTCAATACAATAAATATGCTTattttgcattaatattaactttagaTCCGCCAACACAGGCACATTATGTAGTTAAATCTATAACAGTGACCGTAAATCTCATCACTAAACTTAGGATCACTAATATATAATTCTACCAGCATCTTCCGACATGTGAAGACCTTCATctttaagtctgtaacctaatGAACACGAGATTAACAGTTCAGACGACCGGCAGCTCATGAAATGTTCTGAATTTGAGCATTATTCTGAGGAACAAACCAAACAATTTCTGCAAAGACTAGATGACATCTAGAAATATTGACATATAAGTGCAGGGAAACAACTGACTAACATTTTCCTGCCCCAATCAGGTCTCTCTTTGTGCTTATCGTCACTCAAGACGTCCCTGATAACAGCAAATACTGTGTGGTGGAGTCTGAGTAAATCAGAGGTGGGGCTTTTCACAAGTCACTCATGTTGCTTTGGGTGTGGGAAAAGAAGATGTCAGGAGAAGATAAAACAACATTCACTGCttggtttttctttcatttttgcaGAATTTAATTGCAGGTCAGAACTAAGGAAACTGAGAGAACTTGAACCTCATATCCAATAGAATGTGAGGAATCATTCCTGATAATCACTTTGATTTATCGCACCTTAACAGCATCATATCTAAAATATCGGATTCATGATCATTCTTCTGGGATGtgatagcttagtggttaaggtgttggactactaatctgaaggtcatgagttagaatctcaggtccaccaagctgccactgctgggcccctgagcaaggcccttaaccctcaattgcccagttgtataaattgaaatcaaatgtaagtcactctggataagggtgtgtgctaaatgacagaaatgtatatgtaatgATCACCTGACACTGTGTGGTTCATCTGGGTGTAAAAAATGAACCTTTTAGCATTTTAGCAAAATGTCACAAGTAAATATTACACTAAAAAATGTCTGATTTGATCggatttgtttgttattaaaagGAAGCTGTACAGTTTTAATTCTTGGTCTATTTTAATAAACCTATTAATAAACAGTTACCAGAGTCATTTGTtcattaaatatgttttgtttgtaaattGATTCTTAATCAGAAAGGAACTTTAGCATGTTTTTCTgtaataatttaattcatttattgtataatgtataaattgTCTCTATATGGTTATGTGCTGttactgaataaaaacattGCTTTAAACTTGTTATGAGTTACTAGCtatatcaaatataaaataacacacatttaataagTATTTCTTCTTTCCTCAggaatatataatttattgttgtgCTTATTTGCCTTAATAATGTTTGAGATAAAAATGGATATTTTTCTTCACAGAGTCAGACATCATGCATCGAGCACGATAACCGCTCCATTACATGCAAATACATTTCCATGTGATGatcaaatagcaaaaaaaatatgtacatgCAGTTATAGAAATATCTTGTTATAAAATTTAAagataatataaattataaaatacatcgAAAATCGACTAAACATGAACAACACTTTTCCTCACGTCTCGACATTTAGTTATCGATTACTTTTGCCTGCCGTCTTCAGTCGCGGGAAATTTGTCATCTGTTTATGAAGAACTTCACAGATTTATAACtaatttacaatattattataaactgaATTATAGCTTTAACCCAATGTGTAATTAAGCTTAGGTAGGACAGCATTGTCAGATAGGTATATGTTTGTTTATCTTACACTAAACGTGTTTAAACGTGTAGTTAGCACTTAGCTAGTGAAAGTTTACCTCAGAACTGGTCACGTGCTGTAGTGCACTACACCTTTACTGACCACAATGTCACAGGAAAGTCTAACGAGCCAAGATAAAGAAGAAGTGAGTGCTTTAAACTTCGTCTTTTTACAAATTAATAAGATATTTTCCCCCTGAAGATTCTGACAGTTAGTGGCGAGTCGTACGCGAATGAGTCGGTTCATTGAATCGGTCAATTATGAGATTCGAATCATAGTTGTACAATTTTATGAAACATCATCAGCCATAATTATgcaaacatatactgtatcagAATGGTGTAGAAATAGGCAAAATTATTGTTGATCTGAGCTGTTTACATGCCCTCCTGAATGACTGTGTTATAATCTGTAGTTAAAGTAAATGACCTGGTCAGTGTATTATATATACGTGTTAACTCATCTTTAGATTTACACCACTTTTAGATTTACACCACATTTAGATTTACACCACTTTTAGATTTACACCACATTTAGATTTACACCACATTTAGATTTACACCACTTTTAGATTTACACCACATTTAGATTTACACCActtttagatttattatttctgCTTTCTTACAGCTGAAGAGGCGACTGGAGCTGCTGCAGAAAGAGTATGACAGAACGGCCCAGAGATTACaggcatgtgtgtatgtgtgtgtatcagtgtgtatgtgagtgtatcagtgtgtatgagagtgtatatgagtgtgtatgactGAGTATGACCGTGTATATGAGAGAGTGTTTGTATATGAGAATGTATGAGTATATGAGTGTGGggagttgtggcctaatggttagagagtctgactcctaaccctaaggttgtgggttcgagtctcgtgccggcaataccacgactgaggtgcccttgagcaaggcaccgaacccccccaactgctccctgtgTGCtgccatacttagccgtatgtcacatcactataTGAGTGTATAAGTATATATGATTGTGCTTGAGTGTATATGAGAGTATatgagagtgtatgagagtgtatgAGTATAattgagagtgtatgtgagtgtatgagagtatacgagagtgtatgagtgtatatgaCAGAATGTATATgagagtgtatatgagtgtataAGTATATATGATTGTATTTATGAGTGTatatgagagtgtatgtgtgtgtatgagaatgtgTGCGTATATGAGTGTATAcaagagtgtatgagtgtgtataacagagtgTATATGAGAGTAAgtatatataattgtgtatatgGGGtgtaaggtgtgtatgtgtgagagtgtatgtgtatggtgtgtgtgtgtagggtgtgtgtttgtatggtgtatgagagagtgtgtgtatggtgtatgagagtgtgtgtgtatggtagcCTGTGTTAATGGCCTTTTGCTGTGGattgattttcacacacaatgtAGGACTGATCCCAGCTCCGATCCCGGCCATGATGAAGTGTTTACTGAAAGTTGTAAATATGTgtaattctgtgtgtttgtgtgttagcgTGCTGAGCGGAGGGAGGTGGTACGTAAGCATGTCCAGAGCAGAATCTCCGAGCAGAAGCGACTGCTGCACATCAACACCTCTGTCATGTTGGAACAAAGCTCTTCTTCCTCCCTGGAGCAGCTTTCTAACTGCAGTGTTTCTTCAGACACCAGTAAGTGTCctcataaatattaataataaaactgcaTATTTCAGCACTTTCTGTATACTTTATTTATGAAGTTAAGAATAAAGATTGTTTATCAGATATTACACACTTCAGGCTAACTTACTGTTCATTGTTTTAACATACAGTGGATATTTTACTAATTTTTTGATTCAAGAAACATGAACTGTCTCATATGTGTTATTAAAATTGgcttgtttaaataattaaatgaattgtaACGCTCTCTGTTATGTGTTTCCATATAGTATTTTTAACTTAATGGTCCATATTTTATAATGAcgaaggtgatgatgatgatgatgatagctgtatgtgttttgtttccCCTCAGCTAGAGTTCATTTCCATTTACCTGCCGTCTCTCCGTTTTCCACCCAGACGTGTAAACGAAGCCCATCTCGGTCTCATCGTCTCCGCTCCAAGTGCAGCCTTCTGCGTCTGCAGATCAGGGAGAGAGAGTCTGATACTGAAGAGCGTCAAGACAAGACAAGGGAGGGAACGGGGGAGATGTGGCAGGAAGAgcaaagacagatagagagtgagCATGAGTGGATCCCCGAGGAGAAGGACATGACGAAAGGACAGACCGAAGAGGAAAGAAGTCAGAAGGAGGAGTGTAGCGAGCAGACAGAAATGTTGAAGGACGCTTTGGAAAAAGATGTAGAAAACTTGACACCAGAAAATGAACAATTAGTAACAGAGAGTTTTTCTGTCAACCAATCACCTCTAACGAAGTTGTTAGAAACTCACAACCCTCCTGCTGATCAGTCAGCTGTAAGAAACTCCCCATCAACCTCCAGTGATCATTCCATCCCATCTAATGAAACATCTAGTCAGTCCTGCTCCATTTACAATGCAGAGAAAAGTCCAGAAAGCTCAGATTTCTTAACATCCTGCACCCTAATTGAAGGTTTGCCATTTCCCGTTGAGTATTACGTTCGTACCACCAGGAGAATGGCGTCGGCTCACAGCTCTGTGGATCTGAATGCTGTGATCCAGAGTCAGCTTTCAAACGGGCGGGGCAGACGAAGGGCAAGCAGAGGTCGTGTTGCCTCACAGACTTTGTCTGAAAAACCTGAAAAAAGTGTCAGTAGAAGACGTGGTCAAAGAGGGCGGCGAGGACGCAAGAGAGACCGTGAGTCTGATCTGTCTGGTCAGTCCGAATCCCTCGTCATATCCCAGTCTTCCCTTCCGCAGGAAGAGTCGGAGCCAACACGATCAACCAAACCCAACTCAGACCCTGCTAAGGAGTCTCAACTCAACTGTGAGCTCTCCACAGATTCACAAGTCTATCCAATTTTCAGGAAGAAGTGCGAACGGACCGGTGTGTCTCGTTCTCAAATGTCTACAAGCTTTGGTAACTTCTTTAAGGCTTAAAgctactatctatctatccatccatccatccatccatccatccatccatccacacatccacacatttGTTCTCATtgtgaaataaattgtatatgTCTTTCTAACATGTGTAACTTTATTTCCAGGTTCGTCTCAACTCCTGACCTCATTAACGTCTCTCACGCAGGCTCTGAGAACAAAAGATTTCCAAAACCTCAGCGGTCTGCTAACGATATTTGACGTGCAAGACTTTCACCTTCCTGACGATGAGTTTGGCCAGCTGAAACTGGAGCGACTTTGCTCATCCTGCCCCAACTTTAACACGCTCACGTACGGCACACGGTTCAGAAAGAACAGGAGCACGAACAATCCTGAAGGTGGACAGGGGGATAATAAGAAAGTTGTTTTGGACTCATTACCACACGGTGCTTCGTTAGAAAGTCGTCTTCCTTTGATGTTTACTGCGCAGTCAcaggtggaggtggagaacacCAACCAGTCAGTAAGTGAGATTACAAGCCAAACTCTGGATAAGATGCAAGAACCTGTAGGTCTTTTACACAGATCTGCCACAAaccaaacagaaacacagcagaacAGAGAAGCTGAAAAACACACGGAGCAAATCACGTCAAATGATCCTCTA
This genomic window from Tachysurus fulvidraco isolate hzauxx_2018 chromosome 18, HZAU_PFXX_2.0, whole genome shotgun sequence contains:
- the palb2 gene encoding partner and localizer of BRCA2 isoform X1, coding for MSQESLTSQDKEELKRRLELLQKEYDRTAQRLQRAERREVVRKHVQSRISEQKRLLHINTSVMLEQSSSSSLEQLSNCSVSSDTTRVHFHLPAVSPFSTQTCKRSPSRSHRLRSKCSLLRLQIRERESDTEERQDKTREGTGEMWQEEQRQIESEHEWIPEEKDMTKGQTEEERSQKEECSEQTEMLKDALEKDVENLTPENEQLVTESFSVNQSPLTKLLETHNPPADQSAVRNSPSTSSDHSIPSNETSSQSCSIYNAEKSPESSDFLTSCTLIEGLPFPVEYYVRTTRRMASAHSSVDLNAVIQSQLSNGRGRRRASRGRVASQTLSEKPEKSVSRRRGQRGRRGRKRDRESDLSGQSESLVISQSSLPQEESEPTRSTKPNSDPAKESQLNCELSTDSQVYPIFRKKCERTGVSRSQMSTSFGSSQLLTSLTSLTQALRTKDFQNLSGLLTIFDVQDFHLPDDEFGQLKLERLCSSCPNFNTLTYGTRFRKNRSTNNPEGGQGDNKKVVLDSLPHGASLESRLPLMFTAQSQVEVENTNQSVSEITSQTLDKMQEPVGLLHRSATNQTETQQNREAEKHTEQITSNDPLTLSASRSLMLNLSMSLTSLTQSDHNTSLISLGVTPNLLTVSPSSQLTHFISMPSPPDQDDASKQSEEEQNNGTCENINTEASDLLISPQVQLQGCEHTYSKSYSSDGSKMDVETPEPVIKSEVEIPECGISDVKGEMEVKLIAQERNAEGQQTESQPQIVFTHSQNEDADELHSISDLEFHSISRTSQCLDIGNVLNNETSALPGVAANQREDSEVTLSLDLVQTSQTSSGSLRKTHTLKALDGGCVLDVCLLRWSSSDWLVCVAGEWSVCVWKQNDGDQQWRRLYTWTFTQSVISLQGIPDSSALLCVCLGRLEITEARILYCQFTDSEFSQFELYKGALQAVLAVSDHRVTCCSAKGAHQNVQVFTLSQDGRIAETLSLVPTYEPIQTLVMVERETDALIGWTEHRSFLIWNMKSGQLLQTVRLTESVSTATCLRGYSYRGVLCVLLQQASSCHEETGCTLFTLIAINPLTGKYFSLSSITSPSSPSERLVDADVCESALVGVFQSGLTIWNLTGGVACVYANESVEWCRLARWAGPNTLLTGYLNGDVHIYQFSTTDIRR
- the plk1 gene encoding serine/threonine-protein kinase PLK1, coding for MSAGMAKVVKPSSQVDPKSAPLKEIPDILVDPRTMKRYTRGRFLGKGGFAKCYEITDMDTKEVFAGKVVPKSLLMKPHQKEKMSTEIAIHKSLDNPHVVGFHGFFEDDDFVFVVLEICRRRSLLELHKRRKAVTEPEARYFVRQTIQGVHYLHNNRVIHRDLKLGNLFLNDDMEVKIGDFGLATKIEFDGERKKTLCGTPNYIAPEVLCKKGHSFEVDVWSLGCILYTLLVGKPPFETSCLKETYVRIKKNEYTIPRHINPVATALIRRMLHADPTLRPSVADLLSDEFFTSGYVPLRLPTSCLTVPPRFSIAPSSLEAGLHRKPLSAFNKETDSPIEKMGKVEQPLKDENLQRDGSEQPDCHLVDMLQQLTSLNAARPSEREFVRQEEAEDPACIPIFWISKWVDYSDKYGLGYQLSDNSVGVLFNDSTRLIMYEDGDSLQYIDRGGAESYLSVSSYPSALSKKITLMKYFRNYMSEHLLKAGANITPRDGDELTRLPYLRHWFRTKSAIVLHLSNGTVQINFFQDHTKLIVCPLMGAVTYINERREFCTYKMSLIEEFGCCKELASRLRYARSMVEKLLASKTTVSSVR